In Spodoptera frugiperda isolate SF20-4 chromosome 1, AGI-APGP_CSIRO_Sfru_2.0, whole genome shotgun sequence, the following are encoded in one genomic region:
- the LOC118273279 gene encoding uncharacterized protein LOC118273279 isoform X4, whose amino-acid sequence MDPGVGECELAERDPGLCVCKEGPTLDILKDIQRLYEEKLEQLDRACGITKMQQQVDLLRSWVSDLVGQNTLLARAVEELETEATTKLMMERQKNSERGSKNIICSKVSELKLLNESLHKENMAKEREIRQLNKDAQAYEQTIMNLRKEMSSCKYHRPEVPKKDAEVMAGMCCTGTECPGAEPRTSTPNVSCAPLCGVASSTPNISFIERSCSVSALVSDSSIADLECHFQKHNASFSKDQSNNTVFCTPRGSLKTTRCNDSKNSSCQASPRECSFESPRDCPWQESTPGCPLQGSPRRCPNQEPSCPGQRPPPCQKEPSCPAQRPPPCQKEPSCPAQRPPPCQKEPSCPGQRPPPCQKSADSSRCCGEGGYQRGLLNFAQRECPAKRKNKQDCKCNKDKVDCKCHKEEIFCKKCHKEKVHCKCPKEEIFCKKCHKEKVHCKCPKEEIFCKKCHKEKVHCECPKEEIFCKKCHKEKVHCKCPKEEIFCKKCHKEKVHCKCPKEEIFCKKCHKEKVHCECPKEEIFCKKCHKEKVHCKCPKEEIFCKKCHKEKVDCECPKEEFNCECVEEIYFNDEAKSCCSSPKSCYTDRSEERRCNQTPSEFFCQLRKGLNCNSCTKMRNLKDSGATCSLIDSSNATCDASFYHSKLLATLQILQNKEETIGVQADSLAVAEERIATLTDRANELKKELDRKTKENQTLRKIADCCKVVKHDVCVVTDRPMEDQRAIVTTLENNLSVIEELYRECFYETAKQENLIEMLRSSYLDVRLMEKQKADQIGHLQTVIDKQKWSIDRYQDIASEVDGLKTEISNFLNSTTSTSTNHDSGMWERSEDSLTSVPAVQDDLQDLTEQLLRLQDLLAVGDEGLTYPHYSDQLECSCGLKEENIKLKKEAEGLRIKMGDLQQKLCSLEGVLALKTEADLKYQAEMEMKHQELSKIREELARSQEDTCEAMSMQLRRTKALLDEKTELINQLKQENECQAEKIQSLQEELDKADSIIKENCKMRSEVSYLSAQVELWRAQLEDSQRHVCALDQELARTRAHTQQIDACYREKASAVAELQAHLEQAYARGAALCGESRRAVGAVRTWMRRMRDKHREQEALLKERDALLEILQRRLEEQQSESHVCPTCEKLAPCSKCQSSRDDRSFTSKPRSPPCCSASPSEMPSCSSTPPACRVSRNKEAAAKRCKAWMCDTSVQLPERRESGSDAPPRAACCGLRGARHVRLSRATLQLQPGPASPRRSPRQLQAASPSASCAPVKMPCVGPSSSCAPVELPCAGPSSSCAPLQLKCAGSSPSRASPSPGRRASQLQSPDCECQSPGVARRCPGRAVSPTEELLQRVEQLSDALADGSRRWGRGRGAAAV is encoded by the exons atgGATCCCGGTGTGGGGGAGTGTGAGTTAGCCGAGAGGGACCCGGGGTTGTGCGTGTGCAAGGAGGGACCGACACTCGACATCCTCAAGGACATTCAGCGTCTGTATGAGGAGAAGTTGGAACAGTTAGACAGGGCCTGTGGCATTACTAAAATGCAG caacaAGTGGATCTACTTCGGTCCTGGGTGAGTGACCTGGTGGGCCAGAACACACTGCTGGCGCGGGCTGTGGAGGAGCTGGAGACGGAGGCCACCACCAAACTTATGATGGAACGCCAGAAGAACAGCGAG AGAGGTTCGAAGAACATAATATGCAGCAAAGTATCGGAACTGAAGCTGTTAAACGAGTCGCTGCACAAGGAGAACATGGCCAAGGAAAG AGAGATAAGACAGCTGAATAAAGATGCTCAAGCATACGAGCAGACCATCATGAACCTTAGGAAGGAGATGTCAAGCTGCAAGTATCACAGGCC AGAGGTGCCGAAGAAGGATGCCGAGGTGATGGCCGGCATGTGCTGCACGGGGACTGAG tGCCCTGGAGCTGAGCCGAGGACTTCGACTCCTAACGTGAGCTGCGCGCCGCTGTGCGGGGTCGCCTCGTCCACGCCAAACATATCCTTCATAGAAAGA TCCTGTTCAGTCTCGGCTCTGGTGTCTGATTCCTCGATAGCAGACCTAGAGTGCCATTTCCAGAAACACAACGCTTCGTTCTCGAAAGACCAGTCAAACAATACTGTCTTCTGCACTCCAAGGGGATCTCTAAAGACTACGCGTTGTAATGATTCCAAGAATTCTTCCTGTCAGGCTTCTCCTAGAGAGTGCTCGTTCGAGTCTCCCCGAGATTGTCCCTGGCAAGAATCAACCCCAGGTTGTCCCCTGCAAGGGTCTCCTCGACGTTGTCCCAACCAAGAGCCCAGCTGTCCGGGCCAGCGTCCTCCACCGTGTCAAAAAGAGCCCAGTTGTCCGGCCCAGCGTCCACCACCGTGTCAAAAAGAGCCCAGCTGTCCGGCCCAGCGTCCACCACCGTGTCAAAAAGAGCCCAGCTGTCCGGGCCAGCGTCCACCACCGTGTCAAAAGTCTGCAGATTCAAGTCGATGCTGTGGAGAAGGTGGCTACCAACGAGGACTATTGAATTTTGCCCAGCGCGAATGTCCCGCCAAgcgaaaaaataaacaagattgtaaatgtaataaagacAAGGTTGATTGTAAATGCCATAAAGAAGAGATCTTCTGTAAAAAATGTCATAAAGAGAAGGTGCACTGTAAATGTCCTAAAGAAGAGATCTTCTGTAAAAAATGTCATAAAGAGAAGGTGCACTGTAAATGTCCTAAAGAGGAGATCTTCTGTAAAAAATGTCATAAAGAGAAGGTGCACTGTGAATGTCCTAAAGAGGAGATCTTCTGTAAAAAATGTCACAAAGAGAAGGTCCACTGTAAATGTCCTAAAGAAGAGATCTTCTGTAAAAAATGTCATAAAGAGAAGGTCCACTGTAAATGTCCAAAAGAGGAGATCTTCTGTAAAAAATGTCATAAAGAGAAGGTGCACTGTGAATGTCCTAAAGAGGAGATCTTCTGTAAAAAATGTCATAAAGAGAAGGTCCACTGTAAATGTCCTAAAGAAGAGATCTTCTGTAAAAAATGTCATAAAGAGAAG GTCGACTGTGAATGTCCTAAAGAGGAGTTTAATTGCGAATGCGTTGAAGAGATATACTTTAACGATGAAGCCAAGAGTTGTTGTTCGAGTCCTAA GAGCTGCTACACCGACCGCTCGGAGGAACGGAGG tgCAACCAAACGCCGTCGGAGTTTTTCTG ccAACTACGGAAAGGCCTGAACTGTAATTCTTGCACCAAGATGAGAAACCTAAAG GACAGTGGCGCCACCTGCAGTCTAATTGACAGTTCAAACGCAACTTGCGACGCGTCCTTCTATCACAGTAAACTACTAGCTACTCTACAGATA TTGCAGAATAAAGAGGAAACTATAGGAGTGCAGGCGGACAGTTTAGCAGTGGCCGAGGAACGCATCGCTACGCTCACAGACCGCGCTAATGAACTGAAGAAGGAGCTTGACAGGAAGACCAAGGAG AATCAGACTCTGCGCAAGATTGCAGACTGCTGCAAGGTTGTGAAGCATGACGTGTGTGTCGTCACAGACAGGCCG ATGGAAGATCAGAGAGCAATAGTGACCACTTTGGAGAACAACTTGAGTGTCATAGAGGAACTTTACAGGGAATGCTTTTACGAG ACTGCGAAACAGGAGAACTTAATAGAAATGCTTCGTAGTTCGTACTTGGATGTGCGCCTCATGGAGAAACAGAAAGCAGATCAAATCGGGCATCTACAGACTGTGATAGATAAGCAGAAATGGTCGATAGATAGATACCAA GACATTGCATCAGAAGTGGATGGTTTGAAGACGGAGATATCGAACTTTTTGAACAGTACCACGTCGACCTCGACGAACCACGACTCG GGTATGTGGGAGCGTAGTGAGGACTCGTTGACGTCAGTACCAGCCGTGCAGGACGACCTGCAGGACCTCACGGAACAACTCCTGCGTCTGCAGGACTTGCTCGCTGTAGGTGACGAAGGATTAACTTACCCACATTACAGTGACCAG cttGAATGCTCTTGTGGTTTGAAGGAGGaaaatataaagctaaagaaaGAAGCTGAGGGACTGCGT ATAAAAATGGGCGATCTGCAACAAAAGCTATGTAGCTTGGAAGGCGTGCTCGCACTCAAGACCGAAGCAGACCTGAAGTACCAAGCAGAGATGGAGATGAAACATCAAGAA TTATCAAAAATACGGGAGGAATTGGCTCGTTCGCAAGAAGACACGTGCGAAGCTATGTCTATGCAGCTGAGACGCACTAAAG CGTTATTGGATGAGAAGACAGAATTGATAAACCAACTCAAACAAGAGAATGAGTGTCAAGCGGAGAAGATACAGAGCCTTCAGGAAGAACTGGATAAAGCGGACAGTATTATAAAAGAG AACTGCAAGATGCGCAGCGAGGTGTCGTACCTGAGCGCGCAGGTGGAGCTGTGGCGCGCGCAGCTCGAGGACTCGCAGCGACACGTGTGCGCGCTCGACCAGGAACTCGCCCGGACGCGCGCGCACACGCAGCAGATCGACGCCTGCTACAG AGAGAAGGCGAGTGCGGTGGCGGAGCTGCAGGCGCACCTGGAGCAGGCGTACGCGCGCGGCGCCGCGCTCTGCGGGGAGTCGCGCCGCGCCGTCGGGGCCGTGCGCACGTGGATGCGCAGGATGAGGGACAAACACAG AGAACAAGAAGCGTTACTCAAGGAGAGGGACGCTCTGCTGGAGATACTTCAGCGTCGCCTGGAGGAGCAACAGAGCGAGTCCCACGTGTGCCCCACCTGCGAGAAGCTGGCGCCGTGCTCCAAGTGCCAGTCCAGCAGAGACGACCGCAGCTTCACATCCAAGCCCAGGAGCCCGCCCTGCTGCAGCGCCAGTCCCAGCGAGATGCCGAGCTGTTCCTCCACTCCTCCGGCATGTCGAGTGTCGAGGAACAAAGAGGCCGCTGCTAAG CGCTGCAAGGCGTGGATGTGTGACACGTCCGTCCAACTGCCGGAGCGGCGCGAGTCGGGCAGCGACGCCCCCCCGCGGGCCGCGTGCTGCGGGCTGCGGGGCGCGCGCCACGTGCGGCTGAGCCGCGCTACGCTGCAGCTGCAGCCGGGCCCCGCCAGCCCGCGCCGCTCCCCGCGCCAGCTGCAGGCCGCCAGCCCCAGCGCGAGCTGTGCACCCGTGAAGATGCCATGCGTGGGGCCAAGTTCAAGCTGTGCGCCCGTAGAGTTGCCCTGCGCGGGCCCCAGTTCCAGTTGTGCGCCCCTGCAGCTGAAATGTGCGGGCTCTAGCCCCAGCCGCGCGTCCCCGAGCCCCGGGCGCCGGGCCTCACAGCTGCAGAGCCCCGACTGCGAGTGCCAGTCCCCGGGCGTGGCGCGGCGCTGCCCGGGGCGCGCGGTGTCGCCGACGGAGGAGCTGCTGCAGCGCGTGGAGCAGCTGTCGGACGCGCTGGCCGACGGCAGCCGCCGCtgggggcgggggcggggggcCGCCGCCGTCTGA
- the LOC118273279 gene encoding uncharacterized protein LOC118273279 isoform X12: protein MDPGVGECELAERDPGLCVCKEGPTLDILKDIQRLYEEKLEQLDRACGITKMQQQVDLLRSWVSDLVGQNTLLARAVEELETEATTKLMMERQKNSERGSKNIICSKVSELKLLNESLHKENMAKEREIRQLNKDAQAYEQTIMNLRKEMSSCKYHRPEVPKKDAEVMAGMCCTGTECPGAEPRTSTPNVSCAPLCGVASSTPNISFIERSCSVSALVSDSSIADLECHFQKHNASFSKDQSNNTVFCTPRGSLKTTRCNDSKNSSCQASPRECSFESPRDCPWQESTPGCPLQGSPRRCPNQEPSCPGQRPPPCQKEPSCPAQRPPPCQKEPSCPAQRPPPCQKEPSCPGQRPPPCQKSADSSRCCGEGGYQRGLLNFAQRECPAKRKNKQDCKCNKDKVDCKCHKEEIFCKKCHKEKVHCKCPKEEIFCKKCHKEKVHCKCPKEEIFCKKCHKEKVHCECPKEEIFCKKCHKEKVHCECPKEEIFCKKCHKEKVHCKCPKEEIFCKKCHKEKVHCKCPKEEIFCKKCHKEKVDCECPKEEFNCECVEEIYFNDEAKSCCSSPKSCYTDRSEERRCNQTPSEFFCQLRKGLNCNSCTKMRNLKDSGATCSLIDSSNATCDASFYHSKLLATLQILQNKEETIGVQADSLAVAEERIATLTDRANELKKELDRKTKENQTLRKIADCCKVVKHDVCVVTDRPMEDQRAIVTTLENNLSVIEELYRECFYETAKQENLIEMLRSSYLDVRLMEKQKADQIGHLQTVIDKQKWSIDRYQDIASEVDGLKTEISNFLNSTTSTSTNHDSGMWERSEDSLTSVPAVQDDLQDLTEQLLRLQDLLAVGDEGLTYPHYSDQLECSCGLKEENIKLKKEAEGLRIKMGDLQQKLCSLEGVLALKTEADLKYQAEMEMKHQELSKIREELARSQEDTCEAMSMQLRRTKALLDEKTELINQLKQENECQAEKIQSLQEELDKADSIIKENCKMRSEVSYLSAQVELWRAQLEDSQRHVCALDQELARTRAHTQQIDACYREKASAVAELQAHLEQAYARGAALCGESRRAVGAVRTWMRRMRDKHREQEALLKERDALLEILQRRLEEQQSESHVCPTCEKLAPCSKCQSSRDDRSFTSKPRSPPCCSASPSEMPSCSSTPPACRVSRNKEAAAKRCKAWMCDTSVQLPERRESGSDAPPRAACCGLRGARHVRLSRATLQLQPGPASPRRSPRQLQAASPSASCAPVKMPCVGPSSSCAPVELPCAGPSSSCAPLQLKCAGSSPSRASPSPGRRASQLQSPDCECQSPGVARRCPGRAVSPTEELLQRVEQLSDALADGSRRWGRGRGAAAV from the exons atgGATCCCGGTGTGGGGGAGTGTGAGTTAGCCGAGAGGGACCCGGGGTTGTGCGTGTGCAAGGAGGGACCGACACTCGACATCCTCAAGGACATTCAGCGTCTGTATGAGGAGAAGTTGGAACAGTTAGACAGGGCCTGTGGCATTACTAAAATGCAG caacaAGTGGATCTACTTCGGTCCTGGGTGAGTGACCTGGTGGGCCAGAACACACTGCTGGCGCGGGCTGTGGAGGAGCTGGAGACGGAGGCCACCACCAAACTTATGATGGAACGCCAGAAGAACAGCGAG AGAGGTTCGAAGAACATAATATGCAGCAAAGTATCGGAACTGAAGCTGTTAAACGAGTCGCTGCACAAGGAGAACATGGCCAAGGAAAG AGAGATAAGACAGCTGAATAAAGATGCTCAAGCATACGAGCAGACCATCATGAACCTTAGGAAGGAGATGTCAAGCTGCAAGTATCACAGGCC AGAGGTGCCGAAGAAGGATGCCGAGGTGATGGCCGGCATGTGCTGCACGGGGACTGAG tGCCCTGGAGCTGAGCCGAGGACTTCGACTCCTAACGTGAGCTGCGCGCCGCTGTGCGGGGTCGCCTCGTCCACGCCAAACATATCCTTCATAGAAAGA TCCTGTTCAGTCTCGGCTCTGGTGTCTGATTCCTCGATAGCAGACCTAGAGTGCCATTTCCAGAAACACAACGCTTCGTTCTCGAAAGACCAGTCAAACAATACTGTCTTCTGCACTCCAAGGGGATCTCTAAAGACTACGCGTTGTAATGATTCCAAGAATTCTTCCTGTCAGGCTTCTCCTAGAGAGTGCTCGTTCGAGTCTCCCCGAGATTGTCCCTGGCAAGAATCAACCCCAGGTTGTCCCCTGCAAGGGTCTCCTCGACGTTGTCCCAACCAAGAGCCCAGCTGTCCGGGCCAGCGTCCTCCACCGTGTCAAAAAGAGCCCAGTTGTCCGGCCCAGCGTCCACCACCGTGTCAAAAAGAGCCCAGCTGTCCGGCCCAGCGTCCACCACCGTGTCAAAAAGAGCCCAGCTGTCCGGGCCAGCGTCCACCACCGTGTCAAAAGTCTGCAGATTCAAGTCGATGCTGTGGAGAAGGTGGCTACCAACGAGGACTATTGAATTTTGCCCAGCGCGAATGTCCCGCCAAgcgaaaaaataaacaagattgtaaatgtaataaagacAAGGTTGATTGTAAATGCCATAAAGAAGAGATCTTCTGTAAAAAATGTCATAAAGAGAAGGTGCACTGTAAATGTCCTAAAGAAGAGATCTTCTGTAAAAAATGTCATAAAGAGAAGGTGCACTGTAAATGTCCTAAAGAGGAGATCTTCTGTAAAAAATGTCATAAAGAGAAGGTGCACTGTGAATGTCCTAAAGAGGAGATCTTCTGTAAAAAATGTCACAAAGAGAAG GTGCACTGTGAATGTCCTAAAGAGGAGATCTTCTGTAAAAAATGTCATAAAGAGAAGGTCCACTGTAAATGTCCTAAAGAAGAGATCTTCTGTAAAAAATGTCATAAAGAGAAGGTCCACTGTAAATGTCCTAAAGAAGAGATCTTCTGTAAAAAATGTCATAAAGAGAAG GTCGACTGTGAATGTCCTAAAGAGGAGTTTAATTGCGAATGCGTTGAAGAGATATACTTTAACGATGAAGCCAAGAGTTGTTGTTCGAGTCCTAA GAGCTGCTACACCGACCGCTCGGAGGAACGGAGG tgCAACCAAACGCCGTCGGAGTTTTTCTG ccAACTACGGAAAGGCCTGAACTGTAATTCTTGCACCAAGATGAGAAACCTAAAG GACAGTGGCGCCACCTGCAGTCTAATTGACAGTTCAAACGCAACTTGCGACGCGTCCTTCTATCACAGTAAACTACTAGCTACTCTACAGATA TTGCAGAATAAAGAGGAAACTATAGGAGTGCAGGCGGACAGTTTAGCAGTGGCCGAGGAACGCATCGCTACGCTCACAGACCGCGCTAATGAACTGAAGAAGGAGCTTGACAGGAAGACCAAGGAG AATCAGACTCTGCGCAAGATTGCAGACTGCTGCAAGGTTGTGAAGCATGACGTGTGTGTCGTCACAGACAGGCCG ATGGAAGATCAGAGAGCAATAGTGACCACTTTGGAGAACAACTTGAGTGTCATAGAGGAACTTTACAGGGAATGCTTTTACGAG ACTGCGAAACAGGAGAACTTAATAGAAATGCTTCGTAGTTCGTACTTGGATGTGCGCCTCATGGAGAAACAGAAAGCAGATCAAATCGGGCATCTACAGACTGTGATAGATAAGCAGAAATGGTCGATAGATAGATACCAA GACATTGCATCAGAAGTGGATGGTTTGAAGACGGAGATATCGAACTTTTTGAACAGTACCACGTCGACCTCGACGAACCACGACTCG GGTATGTGGGAGCGTAGTGAGGACTCGTTGACGTCAGTACCAGCCGTGCAGGACGACCTGCAGGACCTCACGGAACAACTCCTGCGTCTGCAGGACTTGCTCGCTGTAGGTGACGAAGGATTAACTTACCCACATTACAGTGACCAG cttGAATGCTCTTGTGGTTTGAAGGAGGaaaatataaagctaaagaaaGAAGCTGAGGGACTGCGT ATAAAAATGGGCGATCTGCAACAAAAGCTATGTAGCTTGGAAGGCGTGCTCGCACTCAAGACCGAAGCAGACCTGAAGTACCAAGCAGAGATGGAGATGAAACATCAAGAA TTATCAAAAATACGGGAGGAATTGGCTCGTTCGCAAGAAGACACGTGCGAAGCTATGTCTATGCAGCTGAGACGCACTAAAG CGTTATTGGATGAGAAGACAGAATTGATAAACCAACTCAAACAAGAGAATGAGTGTCAAGCGGAGAAGATACAGAGCCTTCAGGAAGAACTGGATAAAGCGGACAGTATTATAAAAGAG AACTGCAAGATGCGCAGCGAGGTGTCGTACCTGAGCGCGCAGGTGGAGCTGTGGCGCGCGCAGCTCGAGGACTCGCAGCGACACGTGTGCGCGCTCGACCAGGAACTCGCCCGGACGCGCGCGCACACGCAGCAGATCGACGCCTGCTACAG AGAGAAGGCGAGTGCGGTGGCGGAGCTGCAGGCGCACCTGGAGCAGGCGTACGCGCGCGGCGCCGCGCTCTGCGGGGAGTCGCGCCGCGCCGTCGGGGCCGTGCGCACGTGGATGCGCAGGATGAGGGACAAACACAG AGAACAAGAAGCGTTACTCAAGGAGAGGGACGCTCTGCTGGAGATACTTCAGCGTCGCCTGGAGGAGCAACAGAGCGAGTCCCACGTGTGCCCCACCTGCGAGAAGCTGGCGCCGTGCTCCAAGTGCCAGTCCAGCAGAGACGACCGCAGCTTCACATCCAAGCCCAGGAGCCCGCCCTGCTGCAGCGCCAGTCCCAGCGAGATGCCGAGCTGTTCCTCCACTCCTCCGGCATGTCGAGTGTCGAGGAACAAAGAGGCCGCTGCTAAG CGCTGCAAGGCGTGGATGTGTGACACGTCCGTCCAACTGCCGGAGCGGCGCGAGTCGGGCAGCGACGCCCCCCCGCGGGCCGCGTGCTGCGGGCTGCGGGGCGCGCGCCACGTGCGGCTGAGCCGCGCTACGCTGCAGCTGCAGCCGGGCCCCGCCAGCCCGCGCCGCTCCCCGCGCCAGCTGCAGGCCGCCAGCCCCAGCGCGAGCTGTGCACCCGTGAAGATGCCATGCGTGGGGCCAAGTTCAAGCTGTGCGCCCGTAGAGTTGCCCTGCGCGGGCCCCAGTTCCAGTTGTGCGCCCCTGCAGCTGAAATGTGCGGGCTCTAGCCCCAGCCGCGCGTCCCCGAGCCCCGGGCGCCGGGCCTCACAGCTGCAGAGCCCCGACTGCGAGTGCCAGTCCCCGGGCGTGGCGCGGCGCTGCCCGGGGCGCGCGGTGTCGCCGACGGAGGAGCTGCTGCAGCGCGTGGAGCAGCTGTCGGACGCGCTGGCCGACGGCAGCCGCCGCtgggggcgggggcggggggcCGCCGCCGTCTGA